tgaggtcacacactgatttgacaggtgagatcgcagaggggaatcgccaggcagactcccttgcacCACCAGTTGAGAAgacacatctccctgatgtcttccaacaGGCAAAACTTAGTCACCAAcactaccatcaaaatgtgccagccctgatccgacaattccagctgacacggagccaggctcaagccattgtaggtacctgtccgaactgccagctccaggccatgccatcaatgggcatgggggttaaccccaggggcctgggcagctgtgaggtatggcagacagacatcacacacattcctagtttcGGTcacctcaaatatgttcatgtgagcattgacacatattcaggtgcagtgtatgcctctgcccacgcaggagaaaaatccatacatgccaagcagcacctagtgcaagcttttgcagtgttgggaattccaaaaacaatcaaaactgataacggcccagcgtatgtgtccaaggagttcctagaatttatccagcagtggggagtggagcataaaactggcatccctcactcccccacaggtcaaggtGTGATTGAACATGCACACCAGACGCTCAAACAGGTTTTGGCTAGGCAGAACACCTCAGCTTTGTGGATGACttcacagcagaagctctgcaaggCCATGTTTACtatcaattttctgaactgttcatttgaaaacatgagtccacctgtggtgcgtcattttaacagtggtgatcagtttaaattgtctcagcgtccaccagttttgattagggatcctgaaacttggaAACCaaaggtccctatgagcttgtgacctggggttgtggctatgcatgtgtggctactccctcaggccctcggtggattccccagaagtgggtgaaaccttttgtccccaaaaatccagctctggcggaaggggatgagaagcaagtgactgatgcttcgaagagaagatGCCaccggatggaagagaaagaacctccCTAGGTGTGGATttcttctggcagaaacaggaacattttaacatgttttaaaaatgtttgtttttcccttctagagaaaacctacctcccactcaaccctatgatgaaccccatccaagttgtcatcctgctaatgctgaacagtctggtAGCTGCATGGATCGTCCCTCAGCCgcgtcagaacgtctgggtgaccctggcacagacacttcagcaagaaaacatatgtttgtccactgcagcagctaagaaccctatgtccacctgtctggtaggaattcctttgcaggctggagaatttccagcaagTTTGGACAAATACAAGTCCAACGAAGTTCCGGAGGCGcacaccccacaaccacacaaggatcatcaaaaaCAAGATGTGTttgccatgaaccccttagcggaatgggtgcGGGGTTTGCCCAAGGTAGCTCATGAACCtcaggagttagaactattgggttcctcccctgcaacatactgcatccatttctctgtcatcccaaaacccactagcactgacgagtaccaccttataagACAGTTCCGGGGAGagtttactgcaaagaggtggtgtcataatataagccacattgcagcagacaacccatctcactctagccccagaagcctccctaagggattgttcttggtttgtggggatcgggcatgggcaggaattccattgcggcttttaggagggccatgtaccgtagggcgattgtccgtattgacacccaaccaaactttaattcgcgaatggactcacaaaaacaaatcggctgacaaaattcaaaaaaggagtgctgacaatttggacccaaattgtaattcagaaatttttcattgggcaaagtcaaaaagagttgctgtatccctgtttcttccgtgggtagcagcagccaaagctctaggtgaattgggccacctagagtgctgggtggtcaaacaggcaaacttaacatccatcgccatcagctctctcctagaagacgaggagattaccagacaggccaccaTCCAGAACCGTGCTGCTTTTGATTATCTTttgctattgcatggacatgaatgccaggaatttgaaggactctgttgcatgaatctgtcctcaaaggctccaaacatccatgctgccctccgaagcatgaacaacatgatcgggcaagtgaagcaagaatctgaagactggatcaaggaactgttcaagggctggggattcactgggtggtggatttctgtagttaaaaaaattttgttactttttgttatccttttccttgtaaccatagcattcgggatcctacgctgtttgattttcaaggctattaacaGCCTCATaccttctacctcagaagtcaaccacaTAGAGTTGGCAAACCTAAAGTGATCTGGTTTCCCTACCAatcataagtggtgggaaaacccacactccgtgtcaaactgaatttgagaatttttcttggtatctttttaaacaaaaaaaggaggagatgttacattcccctggggaaatggtttctctgccctcagggacccctggagctcatgtcatgtagtctgacccttccttccctttctgaccccattggctgtgtgccagcttgcccctccctcagaagtcctgagaaaagaccctgtccccctggggACGTCCTCTCTTTCCCCGGACACCATCTGGAAATAAACATcactgcagctaagggtgagagcctcttttgaatccttttcctgtctcttgaTATAttcctcctaggcctgagaaggactgagctagcttagacccgTAAGGGAATTAAAGGAGGTTTATTTATCacttatatactatttcaaacaggttaataatttctactacaataatcaggttaaaaatcacacagaaaactcatgcattttacaacaattctttgcttgcagaagttgattgaatcttttctctttccataggcaggtttaatcccatctcctgtaattttcacagttctgtttgttcctgccatggcatcctggttatcaaaccagctatgctaatcaagtctgacTCTCTGTCTCGTGTATTCCCATATTTGTTCAAACTGACTAGATCAAAATGCAAGAAGGTGCAGGAAAAAATGGATCTGTATATttataaagcaaataaacatGGATTGTGTGTCACAGTTCTGTGAAATGCTGGTGTACCAAACTAAAGGAACAAATAGAAGCAGAAGGTTCCCAGTTTCCTTATCAGGGAAAGCAATGCATGTTGATACTCTTtagcctgtgctgtgcatttttTATGACGCACATATTCAAAAAAATTTCCAGGTTGAGCCCTTTTTCCTAAGCTTGGCATTATTCGACCTGAAAAGTAATTGCAAGATTTCAGCTGACTTCCACATGGACTTGAACCCTCCATCTGTCCGGGACATGCTGCTGGATAACtctgagcctggagcagagggcaCCCAGGGACACTGTCCTGGACAGAGCCTTGAGCACAAGGTCCCTGAGTCCTGCCTGCGCTACATAAAATGGACGAATATCTCACTTTCTCCTCAttctgtgtcactgctgaggCTTTTCAGTGACTGTGGAGTGTGGTGTTATCCACTGTGTGATAACCAGAAGCCAGCATTTCTCTGGAGTTTTGGTCGGTGTCCAAGTTGCCACGCAGGGCTCACTGGCAGCGACAGGCCAGGTGCCAGGGACAGATTTCCAAGACTTGGCCATGCTCAAGCCTGGTAAGCCCCTATGGcccatccccagggcaggatgTGTGGGGGGTGTGGGAAGGAGCAGTGGGATGATCAGGGCCAGACCCCATGGTGCACATTGGGATCCTGCTGTGTGACAGCCGCTGCTTCTCTGTTGCAGGGGGTGTTCTCCGTGACCAACCCACACACAGAGATCTTCCTGGTGGCCCATgtggagaaggtgctgcagggcagcatcGCCCACTGTGTAGAGCCCTACATGAAAAACTCAGACCCCGGGAAGGTACTGGCTGGGGCCATGGGAGTATCAACTGAGTGATGctgtctgctgctgcagggagtaGAGCAGGCTGAAACATGGGTTCTTCTGCGGctcttcagtttctttctgGTAAATGCAGTCTTTGTCCATTCTGTTTGCATTGTTCCCAGGCTGGCTTCTGTTGGGCTGTCCTGGGAGACTTGATTCCTTCCCCTGGAAAGAGCTAGAGGATTTTTAGAAAGAGGCAAGCATTTGGGGCCAGACCTTTTCCCATTACACTTCAGCAAGCCaaagcctgggctggcaggaaaAAGTGGGACACTTCATCCCCAGAATGAAGTGTCTgcatagaatcatggaatccttTGTCTTGGAAAAACCCTATAaaatcactgagtccaaccattaatcCAGCACTGTCAACCCCACCACTCAACCACGTCCCTAAACACCACATCTACATGTGTTTTAAATACCTctaccacttctctgggcagcctgttctagtGCTTGACAATCCTCtgagtgaagaattttttcctgccATCCAAGGGagaggccctgctgctgccaccagcatcAGTCTCTGCATCCAGGTGGAGCTGATGCTGCCTTGTTGCAGCCAGTCAAGAGTAGTTCCTGAAAAGTCAATTATAGAATATGTGGTAATGATGGCATTCCCTTGGCACACTTTGTAAGTCAGTATAGGATGAGCCAATTGCAGtcagttttggaaaataaaataataccCTTTGGCAAATAGAGCACTAATACCCTGACAGTTCAATCCCGAGGAGGTTTAACATGACTGCCCACAACGTTAGCTATTGCTTTGCAAAGTAACAGCTGTAGGTGGCAGGAAGTGACAGACAGGGATGTCTgtcagctgtgctggtgcctggggagCAGACGAAAAAATGCTCCTCCCTGGAGACTGCAGCACCCTTCACTGCTGCTTGGGGGCAGCCTCAAGGTGCTGGCACACACTGACCTGCCTCTCTCATGTTTTGCAGACTGCCCAGAAGGTCCATAAGGTGGCCAAGCAGGTGTGCAGCCGTCTAGGGCAATACTGGATGCCGTTTGGCTGGGCTGCCAGGTCAGTGCTCGGGCTGGGCTGTAACctcaggctgggctctgcctacagtgggagctgctgctgctgctgagagtgACCTGGGACACGATTGGGAAAGGGCCAAGTGACTGAAGTCAGTGAGGTTGCAGCTGAGGGCAGAGTTTGGCTCTGACTCCCAAGAAAGAATTGGGATTGGCCTGAAATGCTCTATCTAGaattagaaacaaaatattgaaaagTAAACAGTGATAGGGCTGGGAAGGCAGTAACCTTCCTACTGACCTGTAGCTACTGCTATCAGGGCAGAACATTCCTGGGGACAAAATACACCATCCCATGATACCAAGGGAATCACTGCAGAAATTCCCTCCTGGCACCAGCCATTgccagggacaggatgagagcAGAGGacttcccagcctggcagtggcAATCAGACAGGATTTGTTTTCTATCTTAAACTCTGCTTTAATTAATGTTCTTGGGAATGGCTGGAGGTAGTGATCCCATTCCCTTGCTGTTCTTTTACTGAGACTGGTAAGTATGTCAGTGCTAACTCTTAAATCTCAGTCAGAGGAAGGCAGTATCATCTACTGCCTCTTAGTGCTAAATTGCATTTTGGTGCTGACAAAAAGGGTGAGAATGACATGGGAACACAGAAAGCTGTCACAGTGGGCTGGAGTCTGGGGATATACTGCTTGCCATATGTATTCTTGAACTGGATGTTGCTGTGATGCTGGCTGCTCATCTTTGAGATGGTGGTTTTGGGATGCAGCTGGATCCTGGGAGCCAGCACTCAGCCCTCTTCCAAGTGGATCCTCACCCTAATGGTGTGCTCTGGGCAGGCATTGACTTTGACTGGCTTCAGGTTTGTTCCTGCTGGGTAAAGAGCTGCCTTTAGACACCAAGGAACTGAGTGGACTGGTGCGGGGAGCTGTCTTGCTCTGCATCCCTGGAACATTTCCCCTGTGGGTCTCAAAGGAAAGTGCTTGCACAGAAGGGGACTGCAGATGCTTTAATGTTCCtattatacacacacacattattTTCAAGGGCAGAGATGCTGGTATTTATCCAGGGTAGAATCCAGTCTCCTGCTCTGGCTTCAGGAGGAAGCTGATGCATGTCCCCAAACTGGTTTTTATCGTGCACTCCTTTCCTAGGaggatttctgtgctctgaCCCCATATGCAAGTGAGAAGATGCTTTACCACTTGGTGTTAGTGGGAGGGGGTGGAAGGGTGTTTGTGATTGTGCACCAGGCTTGGAAATGGGCTGAATGTGTCCTTCTGACTTGGCTGGAGAGAGGGGAATGGGTAATGATGTCCCATGTGATTTCATGAGACAATTGCAGCCTGGGTGGGGTCTAAACACCAGTCAGAGTGGGAGAGCAGTCAGGTCTGGGGTACTGGGAGCAGTCACAGGCCAGTAAACCTCTTGCCTGATGAACTCCCTTTCAAATGTGTCAAAGACCTCAGTGTCTGTATATTTACCAACATTTAGAAAATACACCTTTTCTGCAGACCAGTTTTCAGACTCTCAGGGCACTCTTGATGCTGATGGAAAATTCTCACCCCTGTATAAGCAAGACAGTGGCAAACTCTCAAATGAAGATATGCTGAAGCTTTTAGCTGAGTATAAGTAAGTGTGAGAGACtggtgcaggggctgggcaggcattttgacatacatttttaaacagtTAAGTGTAAGCATGTGATGACAATTTCTAAAATACTTGGAGGGTAGCAAAAAATGCTGATGATGTGCTCAGCACCTGAGCTTTCAAGGTTCACACTCTTGTTCCTTTCTCCCTAACACAggccagagaagacaaaactGCCGGTCATTCCAGCCCAGTTAAATATCATCATCAAAGACATCCCGCTAGACTTCACAAGTAAGGATCTTGGATCTTAACATAAGTGCTGATGGCCTGAGCCTCAGGAGATAATGCTTCAAGGGGggattttgctgtttcattaaCAAGAGTATCTCAAGGTTGCAATAAGAAATGAGTAATTCAGTGCAACCACTGGCTTGTAAGTCTTTCTGATGCATATTGTGGAGATGTGGTCCAAGTGCAGAGATTTACCTGAGGGATTGATCTGCTTTACAGTTTAGCCATCACATCCTAAATCCAAAGGAAGCCAGCTGCCTGCTTTTGCATCAATCTCATATGACACTTTTGATCCATAACATTGTAGGGCTTTACAAACATAGTCAGTGTTTCTGATTCTTTACTTTGCATTTAAAGAAACTGAAGCAAAGAAAGGACTTGTGATGTGTTGAGTGTCGTTCCATGGGCTTTTGGCAACTCCTGTCACAGGTTGTGTATGGTAATCTGTCCAAAAGGCTTTTCTAGTGGACctaattttttctgttcttattcTCTTCCAGATTGTTTTGAAATGAACAGGGctaatgcctttattaatattcagctctttattaaagtgatcagctggGTGGTAGAGCCCGACGGAGTTTTCCCACGCTGCTGTAGCAatccagaggagcaggaagtGTTCCAGTTCACCATTCAGCTGCAGACAGCAAGTGCCAAGTctttgttcccatgggaactCCTAGATGCCGAGGCCGTTTCTACAGGTTAATAGGTCTTAaaggtccaagaacattttaaggtcttatacgaagttgtttattacatgaaagcatgtatctgaaggtgtgAGAGTCCTAAATGAGCGGTCTTACAGTCTCACAATCGGTTATGAGTataaagtcttagaaataaaataccagaataaACAGTAGTCTTAACATGGAATTAAACATAACATTCCAGCCTTAGAATAAAACAACCTTCAACTCCTGACCCCAAACAGGGTTCCTGGCCGCGAGGATCTCACTGACAGAAAAGGGGTCCCGAATCCCAAACAGAGTTCCTGGCCGCAGGGATTGCAgtgacaggaagggggtcccgaggtcccaaacccacacagagttcccagctgcagggccaCAATGGCAGAAAGGGAtcccggggtcccgaacccctgcagagtccccggcagccccgaacagagttccgtGGCAAGCGCCgcaaaggggaaagggaagggacaggaccCCGGGGCCCTGCTCCCAAGTgacaaagactacaatagatggtacctttagaatcccattcagCTCCTTGGCAGGGCTCGTTcttcaggctgcagaaggtggaggttggattgATAGATCAGATTGATCAATCGATACCTTCACTTCCAACCTTTTTATCtataagttacaaatgcatattcatatctttatctacacactggccaatctaggtgcaatttttaaagttcgtaaaactacaaaaaactaTGAAAAGCAGTATCACAAAACCTAcacatatagcatatctatcagtgcaaaaactctatcttgctagtgtaaaagttctatcttattgtgcTTAAAAATTCTATCAtgttatgtgaaaaactctatcttagAATAcgtaaaaaactttatcttatttgcgcaaaattcataccaaaaattataaacagtactctatttttgttgtgtctaaactatcactaggcctgaagctctgtacttctacactaacaattaggcacttagggcatgtgaagcttaaaactgaggcttacatttctactttatgtgtgtgtggctttatatattctaatttttctaaaggttttatttcagtCCCTGCTCTTCTCACTCTCTACGggggatccatggaaacatggactccaacacctagaagctctctctggtcaccTTGAGGAGGCAGAGTGGTGCAGGTCTGTCGCTGATATGCACAGCAGCAGATATCAGCTTTTTACCCTCATGGGATAAACCCgaggctttttttctttgtctgccACTCGAGCTGGCCCAGCCCCATGTCAGTCTGGCTCTTTACAGACCGTGGTGAGTTCTCAAACTGGGTCAGGGGGTGCGTCCACCTCCTCCTCGGCAAGAACATCGCCTGGCTCTTCCACCATGTACAGTCTTCCATCTTGGGGTGCCGTTCATCTCCAAAGAACTGTTCCAGCGTACTGTGTGTTcatcttatttgcatatgcctTCCTCGAATAGGCAGTGTGGGGGGGGGGCTGGGTGAGCTCCAACTACAGTAGATACAATCAGGACAATCAACTagcttttaacatgctaattcagaaatgcaggacTGGCAAGATATCTGCCCAGCACTCACACCCACTGAGAATTTGTTCATAACAGTTTCACAGCTTCTTATATTCCTATAAAACCTTTTGAGAAGGGCAGTGAGGACATTGCAGTTGAAGTGGAGGAGCTTCTCCCAGAAGTTGCAAAATACTGTTACCCCTTCATGGTCTACAAAAACCACCTCTATGTCTACCCCTTACACTTGAAGTATGAGAACCTGAAGGTGTTTGCAAAGGTGAGTGACCTGGGCAGTGAGCTGGGCAGTGACCTGCAGCCAGGCTTGGTGTGGGccagggtgatgctgctgctcatccTCCTGTTCTCCCCCATTTCAAGCCAGGAATATTGCTGTCTGTGTTGAGTTCAGGGATTCAGATGAAGCTGATGCCAGGCCATTAAAGGTGGGTTAATGTTACCTGTTAACGGGGCTGCCATTTGGCCACTGCTGGATGTTCTGTaccagccaggctgagcagggcaggagaaaagCACTGAGTTTCCATGATCACTGGTTTAATTTGGCCAGCTGATTTAGGGTGGCAGGACCCCAAATTTAGCTCTTCATTTGTGTTTCCAGTGCATATATGGCAAACCTGGGGGCCGTCTGCTGACCACAAATGTGTATGCTGCCCTGCTGCATCACAACCAGAGCCCAGAGTTCTATGATGAGGTAAAAGCAAAGTGTGGCAAACAGCAGATCTTCCTGGATGCTACAATGCCAAGGGGCTTTTCAGGGTACCTCTTTTTCCAGGGCTGGgtgaaatacaaataaaggTAATCACCAGCCCTTTGCCTCAGCAGAAGGGCTCAGCAAAGCCAGAGCCTTTGTAAATTTTTCATGtcagtttgttttctgctgtctACTGTCACGCTTTGTGTACTCCATTCACACACCCCCATTAATAAGTAATGTTGCAAATGTGATGAAAATGTTAGGAGCCATTTAAGATGGGTAAGAATGTGTCTTGTGTAACTCCATACAATATAACATTTGTGAAATGAAATAGAACTAAAATATTACTCCACAACTAAAAATACAGTCTGATCTATCGTGATATCATTTTAGATTACAATTGAGCTTCCAATTCACCTCCATCAAAAGCATCATTTGCTTTTCATCTTCTATCATGTCAGCTGTGAAATTAATACAAAGGCAACATCGAAAAATCAAGACACTGTTGAAACTCAAGGTATGTTCAATGCTTAAATTACTTCTGTTGGAGTGTAAAAGGCCAAGATAAAACAAATgtagaaacatgaaaaaagtgATTAACATACCAGCCtatctgaattttcttttctaaaagcaACCTAATACAAAATTGTAGGTCTAAAATGGAATAAACTCAATGTCTTTAGTTTATATTAAAGGTCAAATTTTTGCTGCAGTCTGACAACTCTTTCTGTGTGTTCCTGACTTGACTTGCACAAATGTGCTGTTGTCAGGCAAGTCACCAATAAAAACTTGCTGCGAGATCAGGGTCTCAGGGGTTGATCCTACCAACACGAGGCATGTGCACACCTGGGTCCCACAGGTTAGGAAGCCTCTCCCTTCATGCAGTACTCACAGGACCCTCATGATGCACAGCCATTGCTCACCCACTATTCCTGCCCCTCACACCCACTCCtggtctgtgctgtgtctgaaTTTTGTTCACTATGTAAAAGGTGCTTTAATGACACTGGCGTGGTTGATCCCTTGCTGAAGCCACTTGCACAACTACAGGTTTGGACTTCCCAGGGTGAGACAGAGCTCTTTTTGAGCTGAACACGTAGCACTGTGTGTCTGCTGACTCTGCTGCCATGGTTGCCTCCGCAGTGGGGTTCGCCTGGGTGCCGTTGCTGAAGGACAGGCGGATTGTCACCCTGGAGCGGCACCTGCCGGTGTCATCAAACCTCTTCCCTGGGTACCTGGGGCTTGGAGACATGGACTCACGGAAGGTAGGAAGGCCTTCCATTTAGAATGGGCTTgaatggaaaaggaagaggaaaagttGAGCGTTTGTTACCACTAAATTCCCAGTTTCTGCTGGTGCTTTGCTCAGCTGAAAAGATCTCTACTGCAGGGCACCTCCAAAGCTTAAAGTTCTTAGGGATGGGAGTCAGGACACCTTTAATTCCACTTTCTCTGCTTATGCAAGTTGCAGAGGGTATTTCTGTGGTGGACTGGGCTGCTGCagatggcagagcaggagagtgAGCCTGTTCTCTGTGTGCATGTTTTCATGGGGAAGGTGGTGTTTATACTGGGGGTGAACCCCTTC
Above is a genomic segment from Prinia subflava isolate CZ2003 ecotype Zambia chromosome W unlocalized genomic scaffold, Cam_Psub_1.2 scaffold_33_NEW, whole genome shotgun sequence containing:
- the LOC134565100 gene encoding uncharacterized protein LOC134565100 isoform X1, producing the protein MVQTELIKEMAQRNANETCRRIILSLPLEPPPTLSQMIEACSRRTEMFCASERNPGPTHPQHTAPAGPNPNRQLMPPNQLQRIICLRCRKPGHFTRTCPQTQKQKKSQTKKLNLQRVPAVNTTTRKDINIAGLTLAKASLLKKKGEGRSQGVGVQKNVNVKCSTNKVWQPLGHFRLVTTKGFHFRSTEWMVITVDLSNISQDLTVYDMGLDKKTYLPLNPMMNPIQVVILLMLNSLVAAWIVPQPRQNVWVTLAQTLQQENICLSTAAAKNPMSTCLVGIPLQAGEFPASLDKYKSNEVPEAHTPQPHKDHQKQDVFAMNPLAEWVRGLPKVAHEPQELELLGSSPATYCIHFSVIPKPTSTDEYHLIRQFRGEFTAKRWCHNISHIAADNPSHSSPRSLPKGLFLVCGDRAWAGIPLRLLGGPCTVGRLSVLTPNQTLIREWTHKNKSADKIQKRSADNLDPNCNSEIFHWAKSKRVAVSLFLPWVAAAKALGELGHLECWVVKQANLTSIAISSLLEDEEITRQATIQNRAAFDYLLLLHGHECQEFEGLCCMNLSSKAPNIHAALRSMNNMIGQVKQESEDWIKELFKGWGFTGWWISVVKKILLLFVILFLVTIAFGILRCLIFKAINSLIPSTSEVNHIELANLK
- the LOC134565100 gene encoding uncharacterized protein LOC134565100 isoform X2, giving the protein MVCCQDFSLNLLAQLMTGQKDQPTSTEWMVITVDLSNISQDLTVYDMGLDKKTYLPLNPMMNPIQVVILLMLNSLVAAWIVPQPRQNVWVTLAQTLQQENICLSTAAAKNPMSTCLVGIPLQAGEFPASLDKYKSNEVPEAHTPQPHKDHQKQDVFAMNPLAEWVRGLPKVAHEPQELELLGSSPATYCIHFSVIPKPTSTDEYHLIRQFRGEFTAKRWCHNISHIAADNPSHSSPRSLPKGLFLVCGDRAWAGIPLRLLGGPCTVGRLSVLTPNQTLIREWTHKNKSADKIQKRSADNLDPNCNSEIFHWAKSKRVAVSLFLPWVAAAKALGELGHLECWVVKQANLTSIAISSLLEDEEITRQATIQNRAAFDYLLLLHGHECQEFEGLCCMNLSSKAPNIHAALRSMNNMIGQVKQESEDWIKELFKGWGFTGWWISVVKKILLLFVILFLVTIAFGILRCLIFKAINSLIPSTSEVNHIELANLK